One Ricinus communis isolate WT05 ecotype wild-type chromosome 2, ASM1957865v1, whole genome shotgun sequence DNA segment encodes these proteins:
- the LOC8288957 gene encoding auxilin-like protein 1 isoform X1: MEYQPALSVTAAFSKKLSSGGSLSGKHVYDGVFGGAMKSGTTRMEDYKEIFGASSNCSIPILDFPEMNISGDVRSSKPDYSTIFGGFGEADFAVSYEELVSKPKKVNNLSKEARTPAEASFCPTTARTQHSNISKGRQAPSPEVCPQLFDGVKQFNVSNNKSNQGSKNRSNGMAHIAQHHSIPGDTCLINETTPSLMTENVKPARTVLNDTHLNKNVTERMKPPKLLRKVVSGPQPGGAAVNTSTSHAESKRKSNRNKSFSNDISFDAFEIGLGTVPSTVSPLSSVPKLVHNKGGSMRSMNSKFGVSKSDASVDAAFSCSPPPSDEEIDANSAAASSVAALRRAIEEAEAKMKIAKELMEKKRQGLHNRAKSSLNDSLKAEKREIKAAETANRSKEETLEMDHKIYTVPKQVFTGLSENNATKASQTTPDLRNAMKPSIVKNATEETQSTESKWAQVNHRLGAESGKATNGFSEPAGTSEHGATEMEVKQAPNVEKMIPCTNENEFKEKMLGDENMKNRMECGKKLKPFEEAPIQEKVERVLNSVAAAFKWDIFRNIIKSDEVIHHQENEDKTTVAYEHEEAGQTLEMPHEQEQYEVIAKRLNEPEEEAKSETQEMEEDKDMNELKEAEDWLQVEKEETESRDQEEPESRSNEVPLRKDNERRLHEIDTHKGNGKRQVENLDSVKFEEKQERWDPKENEKNSEPEHTEILDQFHKQEVIEASFNHFEEDSGTKENESLVDAKYNDKMLNQINENEVEQTYEGVEAERTQIEIHLRADNNSNMELTEETFKYQDNLEAIDDVHKLDKNENAGKVNEAYGSENFEDVQVTSMVEFEENDRMMEVIGDYFLKETGNGSKASEKAYELVEEGNLETGIPKQDVDELDGIKKQAADVYLGETDWNFDHKLNKYHMAEYMKVCEQEKHVEEVTFEWVEQEKHVEEVTSELDEQEKHVEEVTFEWVEQEKHVEEVTSELDEQEKHVEEVNSELDKNEKDVSTSEIGLNDEENDCSFSYSLEEKWLGAGIESKTSCDPEKQVEETIAELGENKKEIKKPEVAINHDEIYFEFSSEEKEVSNRIGGQATQQPFVFEREIENIRVSPEERKNQSIYEKEEGHHETLTVEKKDSEDTAEKETELEKKNHERKEENKVREMEKEKERIAVERAIREARERAFAEARERAERAAAEKAAAEAHQRVIAEAREGLEKACAEANGKSAAEKASLEAKLKAERAAVERATAEARERALERALSEKAAFNARNPAEKFSGVPRDAGLKSSEQQYKGSAPTSSSKYPSSSNHDERSNGESVERCKATIERNQRTAERAAKALAEKNMRDLLAQKEQAERNRLAEILDADVKRWSSGKERNLRALLSTLHYILSPDSGWQPIPLTDLISTAAVKKAYRKATLFVHPDKLQQRGASIQQKYTCEKVFDLLKDAWNKFSAEER, encoded by the exons ATGGAGTATCAGCCAGCTCTTTCTGTTACTGCTGCTTTCTCTAAGAAGCTTTCCAGTGGTGGAAGCTTGAGTGGAAAGCATGTATACGACGGCGTTTTTGGTGGTGCGATGAAGTCCGGGACGACTCGAATGGAGGATTATAAAGAGATATTTGGTGCTTCTAGTAATTGTTCGATTCCGATTCTTGATTTTCCTGAAATGAATATTTCAGGTGATGTACGAAGCTCGAAACCAGATTATTCTACCATTTTTGGTGGTTTTGGAGAAGCTGATTTTGCTGTGTCTTATGAGGAATTAGTTTCTAAGCCTAAGAAAGTTAACAACTTGTCTAAAGAAGCTAG GACTCCAGCTGAGGCAAGTTTCTGTCCTACAACTGCAAGGACACAACATTCTAATATTTCAAAAGGTAGACAAGCCCCGTCACCTGAAGTATGTCCTCAGTTGTTTGATGGTGTAAAGCAGTTCAAcgtatcaaataataaaagcaacCAAGGGAGCAAAAATAGGTCGAATGGAATGGCACATATTGCTCAGCATCATTCAATTCCTGGTGATACTTGTTTGATCAATGAAACCACTCCATCGCTGATGACTGAAAATGTCAAGCCAGCGCGAACTGTATTGAATGATACTCATTTGAACAAGAATGTCACTGAGCGTATGAAGCCTCCCAAACTTCTCCGCAAAGTCGTGTCTGGACCACAACCTGGAGGTGCTGCTGTAAATACTTCTACAAGCCATGCTGaatctaaaagaaaatctaatagGAATAAATCCTTTTCAAATGATATATCATTTGATGCATTTGAAATTGGCCTTGGCACAGTACCGTCAACAGTATCACCTCTAAGTTCTGTGCCTAAGTTAGTTCATAATAAGGGTGGTTCTATGAGGTCAATGAATTCGAAGTTTGGGGTTTCCAAAAGTGATGCGTCAGTAGATGCTGCTTTTAGTTGTTCACCACCTCCCTCCGATGAGGAAATAGATGCTAATTCTGCTGCTGCCTCCTCAGTAGCTGCTCTGAGGAGGGCTATAGAGGAGGCTGAAGCAAAGATGAAAATAGCCAAAGAATTGATGGAAAAGAAGAGGCAAGGCCTTCATAATCGTGCGAAATCAAGCCTTAATGATAGCTTGAAAGCTGAGAAAAGGGAGATTAAAGCTGCTGAAACAGCAAACAGATCCAAAGAGGAGACTCTGGAAAtggatcataaaatttatactgTTCCAAAACAAGTTTTCACTGGCTTATCAGAGAACAATGCAACAAAAGCAAGCCAAACAACTCCAGACCTCAGAAATGCAATGAAACCATCTATTGTGAAAAATGCCACTGAAGAAACACAAAGCACGGAGTCCAAATGGGCTCAAGTGAACCATAGGCTTGGAGCAGAAAGTGGGAAGGCAACAAATGGGTTTTCTGAACCTGCTGGTACCAGTGAACATGGGGCTACTGAAATGGAGGTCAAGCAGGCACCCAATGTTGAGAAAATGATACCATGCACTAATGAAAATGAATTCAAAGAGAAGATGTTGGGAGATGAGaacatgaaaaatagaatggAGTGTGGTAAGAAACTAAAACCATTTGAGGAGGCCCCTATACAGGAGAAGGTTGAGAGGGTACTAAACTCAGTGGCAGCAGCATTCAAATGGGATATATTCAGAAACATTATCAAATCAGATGAAGTTATTCATCATCAGGAAAATGAAGATAAAACCACAGTTGCTTATGAGCATGAAGAAGCTGGTCAAACACTTGAGATGCCCCATGAACAGGAACAGTATGAAGTTATAGCGAAAAGGCTGAATGAACCAGAAGAAGAGGCAAAGTCTGAAACGCAAGAGATGGAGGAGGACAAAGATATGAATGAACTAAAAGAGGCTGAAGATTGGTTGCAAGTTGAGAAGGAAGAAACTGAGTCACGTGATCAAGAGGAACCAGAGAGTCGGTCAAATGAAGTTCCATTGAGAAAGGACAATGAGAGAAGACTGCATGAGATTGATACACACAAAGGAAATGGGAAGAGACAAGTAGAAAATTTGGACAGTGTGAAATTTGAAGAGAAACAAGAGCGTTGGGATCccaaagaaaatgagaagaacTCTGAACCAGAGCACACTGAGATATTAGATCAATTTCACAAACAGGAAGTAATTGAGGCAAGTTTTAACCACTTTGAGGAAGATTCTGGAACAAAAGAGAATGAGAGTCTGGTTGATGCAAAATATAATGACAAGATGCTCAATCAAATAAACGAAAATGAGGTTGAACAAACTTATGAAGGGGTAGAAGCTGAGAGGACACAAATAGAGATTCATCTGAGGGCAGACAATAACAGCAATATGGAACTGACTGAAGAAACTTTCAAATATCAGGATAATCTTGAAGCAATTGATGATGTGCATAAGCTGGATAAAAATGAGAATGCAGGAAAAGTAAATGAAGCCTATGGATCTGAGAATTTTGAAGATGTGCAAGTAACTTCAATGGTTGAATTTGAAGAGAATGATAGGATGATGGAGGTGATTGGAGATTACTTTCTTAAAGAAACTGGAAATGGGTCAAAAGCATCTGAAAAAGCATATGAGCTGGTGGAAGAAGGTAATCTTGAAACTGGTATCCCAAAGCAAGATGTCGATGAGCTTGATGGGATTAAGAAGCAAGCTGCCGATGTATATTTAGGCGAAACTGACTGGAACTTTGATCACAAGCTAAACAAATATCACATGGCAGAATACATGAAAGTCTGTGAACAGGAAAAGCATGTTGAAGAAGTAACTTTTGAATGGGTTGAACAGGAAAAGCATGTTGAAGAAGTAACTTctgaattggatgaacaggaAAAGCATGTTGAAGAAGTAACTTTTGAATGGGTTGAACAGGAAAAGCATGTTGAAGAAGTAACTTctgaattggatgaacaggaAAAGCATGTTGAAGAAGTAAATTCTGAATTGGATAAAAACGAGAAGGATGTCAGCACATCTGAAATTGGCCTCaatgatgaagaaaatgattgcAGCTTTTCATATTCTCTTGAGGAAAAATGGTTAGGTGCTGGGATAGAGTCCAAGACATCGTGTGACCCAGAAAAGCAAGTCGAAGAAACAATTGCTGAATtgggagaaaataaaaaggagatAAAGAAGCCTGAAGTAGCCATTAATCACGATGagatttattttgaattttcttctGAGGAAAAAGAGGTGAGTAATAGAATTGGTGGGCAAGCTACTCAGCAACCGTTTGTTTTTGAGAGGGAAATAGAGAACATCAGGGTATCTCCCGAGGAGAGAAAAAACCAAAGCATTTATGAAAAGGAGGAAGGCCATCATGAAACTCTGACAGTAGAAAAGAAAGACAGCGAAGATACTGCAGAAAAGGAGACAGagttggaaaagaaaaatcatgaaagaaaggaagaaaacaaagtgagagaaatggaaaaagaaaaggaaagaatagCTGTTGAAAGAGCAATCCGAGAAGCTCGTGAAAGGGCTTTTGCTGAAGCTCGAGAGAGGGCGGAAAGGGCTGCTGCAGAGAAAGCAGCTGCAGAAGCTCATCAAAGAGTGATTGCAGAAGCTCGAGAAGGTTTAGAGAAGGCTTGTGCAGAAGCTAATGGTAAGTCAGCAGCGGAGAAAGCATCTCTGGAAGCCAAACTAAAGGCTGAGCGTGCTGCAGTAGAGAGAGCAACTGCAGAGGCCAGGGAGCGTGCCTTGGAGAGAGCATTGTCAGAGAAAGCTGCTTTTAATGCGAGAAATCCAGCTGAGAAGTTTTCTGGTGTTCCAAGAGATGCTGGGTTAAAATCCAGT GAACAACAGTATAAAGGTTCAGCTCCTACAAGCAGCTCAAAATATCCTAGCTCTTCAAATCATGATG AGAGATCTAATGGTGAATCAGTTGAAAGGTGCAAGGCTACAATTGAAAGGAACCAAAGGACAGCAGAACGCGCG GCAAAAGCTCTTGCAGAGAAAAATATGCGTGATCTTCTTGCTCAGAAAGAACAAGCTGAGAGAAAT AGACTCGCAGAAATTTTGGATGCTGATGTCAAACGGTGGTCCAGTGGAAAGGAGAGGAATTTGCGTGCCCTGCTCTCAACACTACACTAT ATCCTTAGCCCCGACAGTGGCTGGCAGCCAATTCCTTTAACAGATCTTATATCTACAGCTGCTGTGAAGAAAGCTTACCGTAAAGCCACTCTTTTTGTTCATCCTGACAAGCTACAACAAAGGGGTGCAAGCATACAGCAGAAATACACGTGTGAAAAAGTTTTTGATCTTCTGAAG GATGCCTGGAACAAATTCAGTGCTGAAGAACGGTAG